A window from Cydia strobilella chromosome 9, ilCydStro3.1, whole genome shotgun sequence encodes these proteins:
- the LOC134744112 gene encoding transmembrane channel-like protein 3: MEDEIEEMEPRPPSARRNFSLRNNAARQVAINFMPSRQLPGNTIRLKRNASHNALLEEAADAVDSADRQADIIVREMEQHSSLMEDNPEAEELRREALRDLPQGLTMKRHVRAKLSASVSLRSKSKPISLCKRFKYRMSFLWKRTRDRFRDFIFSIELWYEPIRSIEGHFGSAVGSYFYFLRWLFMLDALLAVMLVAFVVVPQLLHDETRRVTKNMSFLDFVSGKGALEESLLFYGHYHTSDVAAPGYSMPLAYFFTMLCLYIMFFALLCYRTALSYRRNFIETARIGGMRHVFASKVFCSWDFGITTRTAKALHANSIYNEFKELLNEQNRKRTSKSFCTRFGQRLANIVVTALVLAFIVGVEYGFLLLLQRESKLAHWEILVSLGVTVAVTICPLFFALVVKLEYYKPRTAVYVTLARTCFLDIGTLMLLLYYWSNSGAACWETSFGQEAYRLVLLDAIISLVVLPVIEFLRALIFKLNPKSRAPEFNIVFNSLTIIYNQGVLWFGMLFSPLLVVAVALKFLCLFYVKRECALRACQPARKIWRAAQTQTVLYMLVTMSLFSTLFGIGTLFLGTSSHSCGPFQNYETVFSVFTEGVLKLSTRPTLRSILVFLTRPGVIGFLVLTLCVLVYYMRAKAKAQHSMVEILRHMLVLQAKDKDFLLNAIAKVSKGEWMYSPKPEDPSDSHTWKYLNEVRKPSNAGYHFDASRLSHSMLGANKSRPNSYVPEKSKSNDDGDTDNSSFSWQGSSSCLNKENEKKWI; this comes from the exons ATGGAAGATGAGATAGAGGAGATGGAGCCTCGGCCTCCGAGTGCTCGCCGGAACTTCTCTCTCCGCAACAATGCAGCCAGACAAGTGGCCATCAACTTCATGCCATCCAGGCAGCTGCCGGGCA acACGATACGTCTTAAACGCAATGCATCTCACAATGCATTGCTCGAAGAAGCCGCCGACGCGGTCGACTCGGCAGATcggcaggccgatatcatcgTGCGTGAAATGGAACAGCATTCCAGCCTTATGGAGGATAATCCTGAGGCCGAGGAATTGCGCAG GGAAGCCCTGCGAGATTTGCCACAAGGCTTGACTATGAAACGCCACGTCAGAGCCAAGCTCTCAGCCTCGGTCAGTCTCCGATCCAAAAGCAAGCCCATCTCTCTCTGCAAGCGGTTCAAGTACAGGATGAGCTTTTTATGGAAAAGG ACACGCGATCGTTTCCGTGACTTCATCTTCTCGATCGAGCTTTGGTACGAGCCCATCCGCTCCATCGAGGGCCACTTCGGCTCGGCCGTCGGGTCCTACTTCTACTTCCTACGATGGCTGTTCATGCTGGATGCTTTGCTGGCCGTTATGCTGGTCGCTTTTGTAGTAGTGCCTCAGTTATTGCATGACGAAACAAGGCGTGTAACTAAGAATATGAGTTTTCTGGACTTTGTCAGTGGAAAG GGTGCGTTGGAAGAGTCCCTACTGTTCTACGGCCACTACCACACCAGCGACGTGGCGGCGCCGGGCTACAGCATGCCGCTCGCCTACTTCTTCACCATGCTGTGCCTGTATATCATGTTCTTTGCGCTGCTGTGCTACAG aACCGCGTTGTCATATCGACGGAATTTCATAGAGACGGCGCGGATCGGTGGCATGAGACATGTGTTTGCTAGCAAG gTATTCTGCAGCTGGGACTTCGGTATCACCACGCGCACGGCCAAGGCGCTGCACGCCAACAGCATATATAACGAGTTTAAG gaacTCCTCAACGAACAAAACAGGAAGCGAACCTCAAAGTCCTTCTGCACACGTTTCGGCCAACGACTAGCGAATATAGTCGTTACCGCCCTCGTATTAGCGTTCATAGTCGGGGTGGAGTACGGATTCTTACTGCTTCTACAGAGGGAGAGCAAATTGGCACATTGGGAGATACTGGTGTCTTTGGGAGTTACTGTAGCGGTCACTATTTGCCCACTGTTTTTCGCTTTGGTCGTCAA GTTAGAATACTACAAGCCCAGAACCGCCGTGTACGTGACGTTAGCACGAACGTGTTTCTTGGACATCGGTACTCTGATGTTGCTGCTATACTACTGGTCTAACTCTGGAGCTGCT TGCTGGGAGACGTCGTTCGGCCAAGAAGCGTATCGGCTGGTGTTGCTAGACGCGATAATATCGCTAGTAGTGCTGCCAGTTATTGAGTTTTTAAGagctttaatttttaa ATTGAACCCAAAGTCAAGAGCGCCAGAGTTCAACATCGTGTTCAACTCGCTTACCATAATCTACAACCAGGGCGTGCTGTGGTTCGGCATGCTATTCTCACCTCTATTGGTGGTGGCTGTCGCATTGAAGTTCCTGTGCCTGTTCTACGTGAAGAGGGAATGCGCTTTGAGAGCGTGCCAGCCAGCTAGAAAG ATCTGGCGCGCCGCGCAGACCCAAACGGTGCTGTACATGTTGGTGACCATGTCTCTCTTCTCCACGCTCTTCGGCATCGGCACCTTGTTCCTAGG CACCAGCTCTCACTCCTGCGGGCCGTTCCAAAACTATGAAACAGTGTTCTCCGTATTCACGGAGGGCGTTCTGAAACTATCCACGCGCCCTACTTTGCGCAGCATACTGGTCTTCTTGACGCGTCCAGGCGTCATCGGTTTCCTGGTCCTCACGCTATG TGTTTTGGTGTACTACATGCGAGCCAAGGCTAAAGCGCAGCACTCCATGGTAGAAATACTGCGCCACATGCTGGTGCTGCAAGCCAAGGACAAGGACTTCCTGCTCAATGCCATCGCAAAGGTTTCCAAAGGAG AGTGGATGTACAGTCCAAAGCCCGAGGACCCGAGCGACAGTCACACGTGGAAATACCTAAACGAGGTCCGAAAACCTTCCAACGCGGGCTACCACTTCGACGCGTCCCGGCTCAGCCACTCGATGCTCGGCGCGAACAAAAGTCGACCCAATTCCTATGTGCCGGAGAAATCAAAGTCAAATGACGATGGGGATACGGATAACAGCTCCTTTAGCTGGCAGGGGTCGAGTTCTTGCTTGAATAAGGAGAATGAGAAGAAGTGGATTTAG
- the LOC134744097 gene encoding beta-1,3-galactosyltransferase brn-like isoform X1 → MKRRRNLYVFTVCVLVFLYYFCGVTDYVFSRDFDSEFDYPLNTDIRPIVVDILAGNKPSVTPINIYPYRFLSNFGKCNAVEKLDLFILVKSAINHFQHRKAIRQTYGQESYLPGRIVKILFFLGINDMKSQTQRMIEKEMDEHEDIIQIDFHDNYYNNTIKTMMSFRWAYEHCSTADYYLFTDDDMYISVSNLLNYVSEQPPTGLSTTFYETERDRLLFAGYVFKSAPHRYITSKWKVSRDEYPWNRWPSYVTAGAYVLSNKAIKIMYIGSLYVKHFRFDDIYLGIVAKKVGIEPTHCPHFYFYKKKCSNEEYSEVIASHGYSDHSELVRVWNEQNRII, encoded by the coding sequence ATGAAAAGGAGAAGAAATCTCTACGTGTTTACTGTGTGTGTGCTCGTGTTTCTTTACTACTTCTGTGGTGTTACTGACTATGTGTTCTCAAGAGATTTTGACAGTGAATTTGACTATCCACTCAACACGGATATTCGGCCAATTGTTGTCGATATATTAGCTGGTAATAAACCTAGTGTAACTCCTATAAACATATACCCATATAGGTTTCTTAGTAATTTTGGAAAATGTAATGCTGTAGAGAAACTTGACTTGTTTATATTAGTCAAATCTGCTATAAATCATTTTCAACACAGGAAAGCTATAAGACAGACTTATGGCCAAGAGAGCTATCTACCAGGACGCATCGTCAAAATCCTCTTCTTTCTTGGAATAAATGACATGAAATCCCAAACGCAAAGGATGATAGAAAAAGAAATGGACGAACATGAGGATATAATACAGATAGATTTTcatgataattattataacaatacTATTAAGACTATGATGTCTTTTCGCTGGGCGTATGAACATTGCTCTACGgcagattattatttattcacagATGACGATATGTATATATCAGTTAGTAATCTTTTGAACTATGTATCAGAGCAACCTCCAACAGGATTAAGCACGACTTTTTATGAAACCGAAAGAGACAGACTACTTTTCGCCGGTTACGTCTTTAAATCAGCGCCGCATAGATATATTACTAGTAAATGGAAAGTATCTAGAGATGAATATCCATGGAACCGTTGGCCGTCTTATGTCACTGCGGGCGCTTACGTCCTATCTAACAAagctattaaaataatgtacataGGGAGTTTATATGTTAAGCATTTCAGATTTGATGATATATATTTGGGTATAGTCGCGAAAAAGGTTGGCATAGAGCCGACGCATTGtccacatttttatttttacaagaaGAAATGTAGTAACGAGGAGTATAGCGAAGTGATAGCCTCTCATGGATACAGTGATCACAGTGAGTTGGTGAGGGTGTGGAACGAACAGAATAGGATTATTTGA
- the LOC134744101 gene encoding uncharacterized protein LOC134744101: MASTSANVMFGSSLNFDHRIHEWSIFKSKLFQFCTVNDINETSDKSQVKRRAVLLSALSEDTYRILRDLVAPKEVDVAEYKVLLEHLDAHFTPKKSTFAERYTFYKAEQRPSEELPDWAARVRSLAQYCGFKSELDNVLRDRFVLGLENVKEKEKLFAESVDTLTFSKAIELAQSVRCARLALKKTQQSVPETPVFTVNTSRTQRNPRASLESCEVCGYKNHAKEQCRFINYTCQKCKQKGHLKKMCKSKVRRNYFIAEEDNDIIQDLTN, encoded by the exons ATGGCTTCAACAAGTGCAAACGTAATGTTCGGCAGCAGTCTCAATTTTGACCATCGGATTCACGAATGGAGCATTTTCAAGAGCAAATTGTTTCAATTCTGTactgttaatgacattaatgaaaCATCGGACAAGTCACAAGTGAAACGGAGGGCCGTGTTATTGTCGGCTTTATCCGAAGATACCTACCGCATTCTTCGGGATTTAGTGGCACCAAAGGAGGTTGACGTCGCGGAATACAAGGTCTTGTTAGAACATCTTGACGCTCATTTCACGCCCAAGAAGAGTACTTTTGCGGAACGTTACACTTTCTACAAGGCTGAACAGCGTCCAAGTGAAGAATTGCCAGATTGGGCCGCGCGAGTGCGTAGCCTGGCCCAATACTGTGGTTTTAAATCGGAGCTAGACAATGTGTTACGTGACAGGTTCGTCTTAGGGTTGGAGAAcgtgaaagaaaaagaaaaattatttgCCGAAAGCGTTGACACTTTGACGTTTAGCAAGGCTATAGAATTAGCGCAAAGTGTACGTTGTGCGAGATTAGCGTTGAAAAAAACGCAACAGTCGGTGCCCGAAACTCCAGTGTTTACCGTAAATACGTCGCGCACGCAACGTAACCCTCGTGCTAGTTTGGAAAGTTGTGAAGTTTGCGGCTACAAAAATCATGCTAAAGAACAGTgtcgttttattaattatacgtGTCAAAAGTGTAAACAGAAGGGACATTTAAAGAAAATGTGCAAGTCCAAAGTGCGAAGGAATTATTTTATAGCAGAGGAGGATAACGATATTATTCAAG ATCTCacaaattaa
- the LOC134744097 gene encoding protein C10-like isoform X2, with translation MASPQNVSVDQIRQILSEIIDALDSPDYSCKLDEAKEAAGNEMLKMMQIVFPMVVQIEMETIKRHGFSGTREGVVQFTQLVRETESLDAEVSRLHNQIRSHYLPPVSISSTVDTSL, from the exons ATGGCATCGCCGCAGAACGTGTCCGTTGACCAGATCCGGCAGATTCTGTCCGAGATCATTGACGCGCTGGACTCCCCTGATTACTCGTGCAAACTGGACGAAGCTAAGGAAGCCGCGGGCAATGAGATGCTGAAAATGATGCAGATTGTGTTCCCCATGGTGGTGCAGATCGAGATGGAGACTATCAAGCGACATGGATTCAGTGGTACCCGGGAAG GTGTAGTGCAGTTCACTCAACTAGTTCGTGAGACGGAGAGCCTGGATGCTGAAGTGTCCCGCCTCCACAACCAGATCCGCAGCCACTACCTGCCACCGGTCTCCATCAGTTCCACTGTGGACACATCTTTGTAA